The segment TTTTCCACCTGCAAATAAATAAAAGTAAAGATATGAAATTAATATAAATTGAAAtaattaaactttaaaaaaattattaaatggtaaaagaaaCTTACTTTACTCCCTTCATGATCTAGAATATCCATATCTTCTAGAAGAAATTCTAGAGTTGATTTATCATGCAGCTTGGAGATTATTTTTCCTACTTCAGATTTTCCAAATGGATATGCTTTAATGTCCCATGACATCACAAGTGATAGTGGAGCTCTACTAATTATCTTTCCTTCCCTATTGAGAAGAATGAAATTTGCGTTAGCTTCTTTGATGCCTTGAGTTATCACAGGATTGAGAAGAGCTGCCAAAGACATGTATCCACATGTCCTCATATAAGTACCAATTCCATGTTTTTCATTGCTTGATAGAACAATCAAAACTCCTTCACAATTGAAACTTTGAAGATCTTTGCAGAATTGTTGTATTTTTGTATGTTCTACAGTACTTAAATCACATATAATGAAACATACATCTTTTCCTTCTAATTGATTTATATGAACCTGCATCAAATTACACAAAATTAAatgtataattatataatttataacattaaaaaatattttattttatattaaaattacaaaCAATTCATAATTAGTTTATATTAAGATAAACCATTATTcctatttatataataaaatacgCTATACATTTTGAACATCATCTAAGTTGAATCTTTAAtctataaaacaaatattttattaaataactgTGATTTGATATGGTGTTATTACGCGAGAGTTATGAAACGTACTCCTCCATATTGCGGTCAAGAAAGTGATGTATGCCCTTTTTCTTCAATGCTTGCGCAAACATTTTTAACATATTTATTTCTGCCAATTGTGGTGATTGGATGGACCTCTCACTTTCGCCCTCTTCGTTGTTGCAAAGAAGTTTCAGACACTCTTGTAGCTCGTCGGGAGACTCGTTTTCTTCCTCCTCACTTTTGGACTTGTGAAAATTTTGCTTCAACTTTTCTGAAGCATCATCTTGCCCCATTCTTTCGCCATCCACAAAAACTGTCTGGCCGTTACTCTGCACCCGGACATCCGCTATGAAACATGCAGGTCCGCTTTCTTCCGAATAATACTCAAAGAAGACATCCTTAACTAAGAAACGGCGTCTGATGTCGGAGACAGGAATGGCACATGATCCTTCTGGCAGCCACTTAAGAGCTTTTTCAAtgctctcttcctctttctctgcacTTACTCTCTGTCCTTCCAGTTCAAATCCTTTGAGACAAATAATAACCTGAAGCTGCCCAGAACAAGCTGTCGTTGATCTTCTCCTCGCCAACTCGCACATGTTTTTCAAAGGGACTTCATGATGGGATTGCAAATGAAAAGGGAGTGAAATGACTGCAACAGTTGTGTCCACGTTAATGACAATTGAAGAGCGATCTATCAGTTCATCACCGGTGCCATTCAACTCTTTGCAATTCAGACTGAACAAAGCTACTCTTGTAGCCCTTTGCCAATCCAAATCAACTTCACGCTAAACCAAAACAAAAAACAACATGACACGAATTAAAAAATGTAAACCACTCTTGGCGTGCTAAATACGATGCACTGCAAAGCAAGGGACGTAATTCACACCTTTAAGGACTTAGTCCACACAACAATAGGATATTCTTCCTTGTTCTGCATCTCTTCCCACCTTTGAATCAATTTAGGACTTGATCCTATATCTACATAATAACAATTCTGCAATTTCACTATTCTCTCCATAGTTATCCCATCCAATATTGGACATAAGCACAGAGTCAGTCTCCTTAAGGAGACCAAATTTTCTATATCATCCGGCAACGTTTCCAATTTGAATCCAGTAACTATCGCCAATTTCCTTAAGCTTTTCAAATTGCTGAATCCTTTCGGAAGACTCGACAAGGGCAACCTGAGAATGTACAACTCTTCCAAACAGTTGAGCTGGCCTAGGTCTGGCGAAAGACTGACTAAATCTTTGCATCTTTTCAGCTCTAGTATTTTCAACACAGGAAGTGCATGAAACCCATCAGGCAACTCCTTTAGAGCAGGGCAATTATCCACGGTCATGTGTGTTAAGGAAGTTAGGTGGCCGAAGTCCTTCGGGAGAGCAGCAAGCTTATTACAGCTATCTATTGTCAAATTCTTCAACATTTTCAATTGCACAAGGCTATTGGGAAGAGTAGTTAATGAATTGCAAGATTTTATCATGAGGCGAGTCAGAGATGGCATGTTTCCAATACTTTGCGGAAGTTCATCTAAACTAGGCAACGATTCCAGATCTAAGGAATTTATGGAAAGCCTCGAAAAACTTTCTGGCAATCGCTCCAGGCCGATGCATCCCCTTATATCCAAATATTGAAGAGAAGATAAGCCGCCAAAGTCTTCAGGCAGTGTCCTCAAACTCTCGCATTCTCCCATCCAAAGCTTTTGCAGTGCAGTCAACCTTCCAAAGTGAGCGGATAAATTTTCTAAACGGGTGCATCCCTCTACACTCAACTCAGTCAATGAACATAATGAGCCAAATCCTTCAGAGAGATATTTCAGACTGGGGCAGTACTTCATATACAAATATTTCAAGCTGGCAAGTCGTCCGAATCCTTGAGGCAAAGATTCAAAATGACAATTACTCAAATCAAGAAACTCAGCATTAGTTAAGTGGCTGAATGTTTCTGGTAATTTTCTGCACCTGGTTAACGTCAACCGTTCTACAGATGCAGGAAGCTTGAACCCTTCCGG is part of the Cryptomeria japonica chromosome 10, Sugi_1.0, whole genome shotgun sequence genome and harbors:
- the LOC131046284 gene encoding uncharacterized protein LOC131046284 gives rise to the protein MNLPCCQLPRSLRGIVYEVPHSVCEFAAVPLENMKTLESFEVQSSKPVKLPEGFKLPASVERLTLTRCRKLPETFSHLTNAEFLDLSNCHFESLPQGFGRLASLKYLYMKYCPSLKYLSEGFGSLCSLTELSVEGCTRLENLSAHFGRLTALQKLWMGECESLRTLPEDFGGLSSLQYLDIRGCIGLERLPESFSRLSINSLDLESLPSLDELPQSIGNMPSLTRLMIKSCNSLTTLPNSLVQLKMLKNLTIDSCNKLAALPKDFGHLTSLTHMTVDNCPALKELPDGFHALPVLKILELKRCKDLVSLSPDLGQLNCLEELYILRLPLSSLPKGFSNLKSLRKLAIVTGFKLETLPDDIENLVSLRRLTLCLCPILDGITMERIVKLQNCYYVDIGSSPKLIQRWEEMQNKEEYPIVVWTKSLKREVDLDWQRATRVALFSLNCKELNGTGDELIDRSSIVINVDTTVAVISLPFHLQSHHEVPLKNMCELARRRSTTACSGQLQVIICLKGFELEGQRVSAEKEEESIEKALKWLPEGSCAIPVSDIRRRFLVKDVFFEYYSEESGPACFIADVRVQSNGQTVFVDGERMGQDDASEKLKQNFHKSKSEEEENESPDELQECLKLLCNNEEGESERSIQSPQLAEINMLKMFAQALKKKGIHHFLDRNMEEYVHINQLEGKDVCFIICDLSTVEHTKIQQFCKDLQSFNCEGVLIVLSSNEKHGIGTYMRTCGYMSLAALLNPVITQGIKEANANFILLNREGKIISRAPLSLVMSWDIKAYPFGKSEVGKIISKLHDKSTLEFLLEDMDILDHEGSKVEKQFINNKLIFLYVEPPTHEFKMKNGSKNPQTGSDEKGKQKIDDIQKEHEDKWVMKSEAQLT